From one Humulus lupulus chromosome 8, drHumLupu1.1, whole genome shotgun sequence genomic stretch:
- the LOC133796755 gene encoding mitogen-activated protein kinase homolog MMK2: MDCGTASADHHIKGLPTHGGRYVQYNIYGNLFEVSKKYVPPIRPVGRGAYGIVCAATNAETNEEVAIKKIGNAFDNRIDAKRTLREIKLLRHMDHENVVSIKDIIRPPQRENFNDVYIVYELMDTDLHQIIRSTQLLTDDHCRYFLYQLLRGLKYVHSASVLHRDLKPSNLLLNSNCDLKIGDFGLARTTSETDFMTEYVVTRWYRAPELLLNCSEYTAAIDIWSVGCILGEIVTRQPLFPGKDYVHQLRLITELIGSPDDTSLGFLRSDNARRYVRQLPQYPKQDFSLRFPNMSAGAVDLLEKMLIFDPNKRITVDEALCHPYLAPLHDINEEPVCPMPFNFDFEQPSFTEENIKELIWRETVKFNPDPTD; encoded by the exons ATGGATTGCGGTACTGCCTCTGCGGACCATCACATCAAAGGGCTTCCTACCCATGGTGGACGATATGTTCAGTATAATATTTATGGTAACCTCTTTGAAGTTTCTAAAAAGTACGTTCCTCCAATTCGCCCCGTTGGTAGAGGTGCTTATGGAATAGTTTG tgcTGCTACTAATGCGGAGACAAATGAGGAGGTTGCCATTAAGAAGATTGGTAATGCATTTGACAACAGAATAGATGCAAAAAGGACTTTACGTGAAATTAAACTTCTCCGCCATATGGATCATGAAAAT GTTGTTTCCATCAAAGACATCATACGACCACCACAGAGGGAGAACTTCAATGATGTTTATATTGTATATGAATTAATGGACACGGATCTCCATCAAATAATACGTTCTACCCAGTTATTGACAGACGATCATTGTCGG TACTTTCTGTATCAGTTATTACGAGGACTTAAGTATGTACATTCAGCAAGTGTTTTGCATCGTGATCTAAAGCCCAGTAACTTGCTTCTTAATTCAAATTGTGACCTTAAAATTGGGGATTTTGGGCTAGCAAGGACGACTTCTGAAACTGATTTCATGACTGAGTATGTTGTTACTAGATGGTACCGAGCACCAGAATTACTTCTTAATTGTTCCGAATACACTGCAGCAATTGATATATGGTCAGTGGGTTGCATTCTTGGTGAAATTGTGACCAGACAACCTCTGTTTCCAGGAAAAGACTATGTCCATCAGCTGAGACTTATAACAGAG CTCATTGGTTCACCTGATGATACTAGCCTTGGGTTTTTACGAAGTGATAATGCCCGAAGATATGTTCGGCAGCTACCACAGTACCCGAAGCAAGACTTCTCTCTTAGATTTCCTAATATGTCTGCAGGAGCTGTTGATTTGCTAGAGAAGATGCTTATCTTTGATCCAAACAAGCGCATTACAG TGGATGAGGCACTTTGCCACCCGTACTTGGCACCTCTTCACGATATCAATGAGGAACCAGTCTGTCCGATGCCTTTCAATTTTGATTTTGAGCAACCATCATTTACTGAAGAGAATATCAAAGAGCTCATCTGGAGAGAAACTGTAAAGTTCAATCCTGATCCGACTGATTGA
- the LOC133796754 gene encoding probable polygalacturonase, giving the protein MLPIFMKNHMRAQVIKLVIVAVLVLNIVNGVESRRRHKGRNVESSLEYSAISCRAHSAVLTEFGGVGDGTTSNTKAFRDAITNLTQYSSNGGSQLFVPAGKWLTGSFSLISHFTLFLHKDAVLLASQDINEWPVLKPLPSYGRGRDAAGGRFTSLIFGTNLTDVVVTGENGTIDGQGSFWWQQFHKGKLKYTRPYLIELMFSENIQISNLTLLNSPSWNVHPVYSSNILIQGITIIAPISSPNTDGINPDSCTNTRIEDCYIVSGDDCVAVKSGWDEYGIAFGMPTKQLVIRRLTCISPYSAVIALGSEMSGGIQDVRAEDLVAIHTESGVRIKTAVGRGGFVKDIYVRRMTMHTMKWAFWMTGNYKAHADNHYDPNAIPEIKGINYRDMVADNVSMAARLEGISGDPFTGICISNVTLGMAAKAKKQPWTCTDVAGITSGVTPTPCGLLPDRGEKKMACDFPSDDLPIDLVEIKRCSYKMNYYV; this is encoded by the exons ATGTTGCCAATATTCATGAAAAATCACATGAGAGCTCAG GTGATTAAGCTTGTTATAGTAGCAGTTCTTGTACTGAACATAGTAAATGGAGTTGAGAGTCGAAGAAGACATAAAGGAAGGAATGTAGAGTCGTCGTTAGAGTACAGTGCCATAAGCTGTAGAGCTCACAGTGCAGTGCTGACGGAGTTTGGAGGAGTTGGAGATGGAACGACATCAAACACGAAGGCGTTTCGTGATGCCATTACAAATCTCACCCAATATTCATCCAACGGTGGATCTCAGCTCTTTGTCCCTGCTGGCAAATGGCTGACCGGCAGTTTCAGCCTCATTAGTCACTTCACTCTTTTTCTCCACAAGGATGCTGTTCTTCTTGCTTCTCAG GACATAAATGAGTGGCCTGTCCTCAAACCCTTGCCATCGTACGGCCGAGGAAGAGACGCTGCTGGTGGACGGTTCACCAGTCTCATATTTGGAACAAACCTCACTGATGTTGTTGTCACAG GGGAAAATGGGACAATTGATGGTCAGGGGTCATTCTGGTGGCAGCAATTTCACAAGGGCAAGCTCAAGTATACAAGGCCTTACCTGATTGAGCTTATGTTCTCTGAAAATATTCAGATTTCTAATCTGACACTCTTGAATTCTCCATCATGGAATGTTCATCCTGTTTACAGCAG TAATATTCTTATTCAAGGAATCACTATCATTGCCCCAATTTCGTCCCCCAACACAGATGGGATCAACCCAg ATTCTTGCACAAATACCAGAATTGAGGACTGTTACATAGTCTCTGGCGACGATTGCGTGGCTGTGAAAAGCGGTTGGGACGAGTATGGCATTGCCTTTGGCATGCCGACGAAACAGCTAGTGATCCGACGGCTCACATGCATTTCACCATACAGTGCCGTGATTGCGCTGGGGAGTGAGATGTCCGGCGGAATCCAAGATGTCCGAGCTGAAGACTTAGTGGCCATCCATACCGAGTCTGGGGTTAGGATCAAGACTGCTGTGGGGCGAGGAGGGTTTGTGAAAGACATCTACGTAAGGAGAATGACCATGCATACCATGAAATGGGCATTCTGGATGACCGGTAACTACAAGGCTCATGCAGATAACCACTACGATCCCAACGCCATTCCGGAGATCAAAGGGATCAACTACCGTGACATGGTGGCGGACAATGTGTCAATGGCAGCCAGGTTGGAGGGCATCTCTGGTGATCCCTTCACTGGTATTTGCATCTCAAATGTCACTCTTGGGATGGCGGCCAAGGCAAAGAAGCAACCTTGGACTTGCACGGACGTGGCGGGGATCACCAGCGGCGTCACTCCCACTCCGTGTGGGCTTTTGCCTGATCGGGGTGAGAAGAAAATGGCTTGTGATTTCCCTTCTGATGATCTTCCCATTGATTTAGTTGAAATCAAGAGATGCAGCTATAAGATGAACTATTATGTGTAA